The window CCGGCACTGGCCGGGCCCAGAGGGCACCGCGCTGGCCAGTGCCACACCGTCCGCGGCCAGCGCCATGTCACCGTGTCCCGGCGATTCCTTAGTGCGGTTCCCAAAGCTCGAAGCGGTTCCCTTCGGGATCGCTCGCCCAGCCGAACCGGCCGTTCTCGTATTCCTCGACGCGATCGTCCACCGCGGCGCCGGCCGCCCGAAGCTGGGCTAGCATTGCATCGAGATCGCGCACTCGGTAGTTGAGCATGAATGGCGCCGAGCCGGGGCCGAAATATTTCGTGTCGGCGGGGAACGTCGACCAAACCGTTTGCTCCTCTGCGCAGCCGGACTTCAGCGTGCCATACGTCTGCCCGGCGACGACCGGCACCCCCACCTGCTCGCGATACCAGGCCGCCAGCGCATGCGGATCGCGCGCCTTGAAGAATACGCCACCGATGCCAAGGATGGATTCCACGTTCTACTTCGTCAGCGCCTTCTCGCCGCCGAAAAACCGGCTGTCGAGTTGGTTCTTGCCGCGCGTGATGTAGTAATTTACTAGCTCGAGCCGCAGGGCGCGGGGGGAGAGTTGCTGTTTGTCCCAGAGTTCGGCGAGACGCGCGTGCCGGGCGCGCAGCTCGTCGAACTTGGTGCGATCGGCCGGATCTTGAACGGCCTCGGGGGGCGGAGTCGCGCCGGCCATGATGGCCCGCCTGGCCTTGATATAATCGCCGCTGTTGCCGTAGGCGATTTCGTCGAGCGTCTCGACGACCGCAGCGGCTTTGGCGGCGGAGACCAAGTCGAGGTCCTTATCGACCTTGGCGGCGCTGGCCATCGCGTTGGCCAAGAGCGGATTGGTCTTCGAGGCCTCGGCCAGCTTGAGCCGCACCGTTTGGAACAGGTCGGACGAGGCATTGAGTTGTTTCGCCTTCAGTCCGTCGGCAAAATGGTCGTAAATCGCCTCTTCGACCTCGCGCTGCGGATCGTACATCGGCTCGCGGCGGCCGACGATTTGCAACTTCGACGAAAAGAGCGCTCCGGTGGGCGAAATGAAACTGTCGCCGAAGGTAATCCCGAGCTTCGCTAAATTCTCGCGGGTGTTGCCGCCGCCCGGGGCCTCGGGAATCGGAAAGAACTCCTCGCGCGGCCGACCGGTGTCCTGGCAACAGAGCAGCAGGAAGCCGGCGCAATAGGTGTGAATTTTCTTCCCCGCCAGCGGCTGGCCTTTCAAGGCCGTCACCCGATCGGTTTGGAAATTCAGGTCGAATTCGGTAGGGCAGGCGATCAACGACGCGGCCGTCTCTCCCATCTTGCGGGCCACGGCCGGATCGGGATGGCGGAGGAAAACGTAGTGCAAGCTGCGATCGACGAACGCATCCACATTGGTGGCCGGCATGTTCGTCCCCCGCTCCGGCAGATCGACGAGGACCATCCGCCGGATGCCGTCGCGACCCTTTTCCATCGCTACCACACCGACGTGCGTGAACAGGCCGGGGGAAAAATCCGTGAACAGGTTGTAGGGCGACGGGTTGCGCATCAAGAGCCAATCGCCCGGTTGAACGTCGAAGCTCCCCATGCGCAAGCGGTCTTCCGTCAGGCCGACACGCATCCGCTCGCTGAGCCAAGTGGTCAACTCGGCAACCCGCGAACGCTCCTGCCGAGGCCATTGCGGGGCGGGGATTCTGGCAAGCAGGCCGTAAAGCTCCTTGGCCGTGATGGCCGGCGGCGGGACCTCGGGATCCTGACCAGGGCGCAAATCCTGCGGCAGACCGATCTGGCGGATCGTCTCAGCCGCAGTGAGCAGCAGCACCGGGGGCGTTTTCGGATCGCGCGCGAAGCGGGCGACGTGCTTGAGCAAGTCCATCTGTCCCGTCGCGGCGATCAGCTCGAGCACTTTGCGCTTGGTACTCGCGGAGGCGGGCGGAATCTTGTCCTTTTCAGATTCGTCGGCCGGCGGATCAAACAGCA is drawn from Pirellulales bacterium and contains these coding sequences:
- a CDS encoding VOC family protein, translating into MESILGIGGVFFKARDPHALAAWYREQVGVPVVAGQTYGTLKSGCAEEQTVWSTFPADTKYFGPGSAPFMLNYRVRDLDAMLAQLRAAGAAVDDRVEEYENGRFGWASDPEGNRFELWEPH